A part of Arthrobacter dokdonellae genomic DNA contains:
- the purL gene encoding phosphoribosylformylglycinamidine synthase subunit PurL, with protein sequence MGEISTGSISEPTKKFNIDTVENAAVTPDVELPWAELGLKQNEYDDVVKVLGRRPTGAELAMYSVMWSEHCSYKSSKNHLRQFGEKVTEEMKKDMLVGIGENAGVTNLGDGWAVTFKIESHNSPSFVEPYQGAATGIGGIVRDIISMGARPVAVMDPLRFGAIDHPDTARVMHGAVAGIGGYGNSLGLPNIGGEMVFDPIYQGNPLVNALAVGVMRHEDIRLANASGLGNKVVLFGARTGGDGIGGASVLASESFDSTKPSKRPAVQVGDPFAEKVLIECCLELFKGSLVEGIQDLGAAGISCATSELASNGDGGMEVELTSVLLRDPTLTPGEILMSESQERMMAVVSPENVAAFESVMDKWAVEYSWLGEVTDTGRLIIKWEGEVIVDVDPRTVAHDGPVYDRPYARPEWQDALQADTFTGSVQDAGRPATAEELKAAVLELIASPNMCSKDWITNQYDRYVGGNTAMAFPDDAGVIRVDEESGLGVALATDANGRYTFLDPYHGAQLALAEAYRNVATSGAIPMAVSDCLNFGSPEDPNVMWQLAEAIRGLSDACMELGIPVTGGNVSLYNQTGSTPIHPTPVVAVLGKFDDVARRTPSGWAEDGQAIYLLGTTAAELDGSEWANLRGHLGGLPPKADLALERELGEILINASRDGMIDSAHDLSEGGLAAALVESALRFNTGARVALDEVAARDGVDLFTLLFSETQGRAIVSVPRSEEVRFNDMCTARRFPVSRIGVVDAAGGALDVQGLFTATLDELGAAHEGTLPKHFG encoded by the coding sequence ATGGGCGAGATCTCGACAGGCTCGATCAGCGAGCCGACGAAGAAGTTTAACATCGACACCGTTGAAAACGCCGCCGTGACCCCCGACGTCGAGCTGCCCTGGGCCGAGCTGGGCCTGAAGCAAAACGAGTACGACGACGTCGTCAAGGTTTTGGGGCGCCGCCCCACCGGCGCCGAGCTCGCCATGTACTCGGTCATGTGGAGCGAGCACTGCTCCTACAAGTCCTCCAAGAACCACCTTCGCCAGTTTGGCGAGAAGGTCACCGAGGAAATGAAGAAGGACATGCTGGTGGGCATCGGCGAAAACGCCGGCGTCACCAACCTTGGGGACGGCTGGGCGGTGACGTTCAAGATCGAAAGCCACAACTCGCCGTCGTTCGTGGAGCCCTACCAGGGTGCCGCGACCGGCATTGGCGGCATTGTCCGGGACATCATCTCCATGGGCGCCCGCCCCGTGGCCGTCATGGACCCGCTGCGCTTCGGCGCCATCGACCACCCGGACACGGCCCGCGTCATGCACGGCGCCGTGGCCGGAATCGGCGGCTACGGCAACTCGCTGGGCCTGCCGAACATCGGCGGGGAGATGGTCTTTGACCCGATCTACCAGGGCAACCCGCTGGTCAACGCGCTGGCCGTGGGCGTTATGCGCCACGAGGACATCCGCCTGGCCAATGCCTCCGGCCTGGGCAACAAGGTGGTCCTGTTCGGCGCCCGCACCGGCGGCGACGGCATTGGCGGCGCCTCCGTGCTCGCCTCCGAGTCCTTTGATTCCACCAAGCCGTCCAAGCGCCCCGCCGTCCAGGTGGGCGACCCCTTCGCCGAGAAGGTGCTGATCGAGTGCTGCCTGGAACTGTTCAAGGGCTCCCTGGTGGAGGGCATCCAGGACCTGGGCGCCGCGGGCATCTCCTGCGCCACCAGTGAGCTGGCCTCCAACGGCGACGGCGGCATGGAGGTTGAGCTGACGTCCGTGCTGCTGCGCGACCCCACCCTGACGCCGGGCGAGATCCTCATGTCCGAGTCGCAGGAACGCATGATGGCCGTGGTCTCCCCGGAGAACGTGGCCGCGTTTGAGTCCGTCATGGACAAGTGGGCCGTGGAGTACTCCTGGCTGGGCGAGGTCACGGACACCGGCCGCCTGATCATCAAGTGGGAGGGCGAAGTCATTGTCGACGTCGACCCGCGCACCGTGGCGCACGACGGCCCCGTCTACGACCGCCCGTACGCCCGGCCCGAGTGGCAGGACGCCCTGCAGGCCGACACGTTCACCGGTTCCGTGCAGGACGCCGGACGGCCGGCCACCGCCGAGGAGCTGAAGGCCGCCGTGCTGGAGCTCATCGCCTCCCCCAACATGTGCTCCAAGGACTGGATCACCAACCAGTACGACCGCTACGTCGGCGGCAACACGGCCATGGCGTTCCCGGACGACGCCGGCGTGATCCGTGTGGACGAGGAAAGCGGCCTGGGTGTGGCCCTGGCCACCGACGCCAACGGCCGCTACACCTTCCTGGACCCGTACCACGGCGCCCAGCTGGCCCTGGCCGAGGCCTACCGCAACGTCGCCACCTCCGGCGCCATTCCCATGGCCGTCTCCGACTGCCTGAACTTTGGCTCCCCCGAGGACCCAAACGTCATGTGGCAGCTGGCCGAGGCCATCCGCGGCCTCTCCGACGCCTGCATGGAACTGGGCATCCCGGTCACCGGCGGCAACGTCTCCCTGTACAACCAGACCGGCTCCACGCCCATCCACCCCACCCCCGTGGTGGCGGTCCTGGGCAAGTTCGACGACGTCGCCCGGCGCACGCCGTCGGGCTGGGCCGAGGACGGGCAGGCCATCTACCTGCTGGGCACCACGGCCGCCGAACTGGACGGCTCCGAGTGGGCCAACCTCCGGGGCCACCTGGGCGGCCTGCCACCCAAGGCCGACCTTGCACTGGAGCGCGAGCTGGGCGAGATCCTCATCAACGCCTCCCGCGACGGCATGATCGACTCCGCCCACGACCTCTCCGAGGGCGGCCTCGCGGCAGCCCTGGTGGAGTCGGCGCTGCGCTTCAACACCGGCGCCCGGGTTGCCCTGGACGAGGTTGCCGCCCGCGACGGCGTGGACCTCTTCACGCTGCTGTTCTCCGAGACGCAGGGCCGGGCCATCGTGTCCGTCCCGCGCAGCGAAGAGGTCCGCTTCAACGACATGTGCACGGCCCGCCGCTTCCCGGTCTCCCGGATCGGCGTCGTGGACGCCGCCGGCGGAGCCCTCGACGTGCAGGGCCTGTTCACGGCGACGCTCGACGAGCTCGGCGCGGCACACGAAGGGACCCTGCCGAAGCATTTCGGCTAG
- the purQ gene encoding phosphoribosylformylglycinamidine synthase subunit PurQ — translation MTETPLIGAYPAGPADAPLNGARIGVVTFPGTLDDRDAARAVRVSGATAVELWHGDSSLGGVDAVIIPGGFSYGDYLRAGAISRFAPLMGEIVKAATGGASSNPLPVLGICNGFQILTEAHLLPGSMIKNDHLKFLCRDQVLRVENNSTAWTNAYAAGQEITVPLKNQDGQYIADEKTLDALEAEGRVAFRYVGGNPNGSRRDIAGIANAAGSVVGLMPHPEHAVEAGYGPGHTGTDGRGFFTSVLNTLLGGK, via the coding sequence ATGACTGAAACCCCCCTGATCGGCGCCTACCCGGCGGGCCCTGCCGACGCCCCCCTGAACGGCGCCCGCATTGGCGTCGTCACGTTCCCCGGCACGCTCGACGACCGCGACGCGGCCCGTGCCGTGCGCGTGTCCGGCGCCACCGCCGTCGAACTCTGGCATGGCGATTCCAGCCTGGGCGGCGTGGACGCCGTGATCATCCCCGGCGGATTCTCCTACGGCGATTACCTGCGCGCCGGCGCCATTTCCCGCTTTGCCCCCCTCATGGGTGAAATCGTCAAGGCGGCAACCGGCGGGGCATCCTCGAATCCCCTGCCCGTGCTGGGCATCTGCAACGGCTTCCAGATCCTGACCGAGGCGCACCTGCTCCCGGGCTCCATGATCAAGAACGACCACCTGAAGTTCCTGTGCCGCGACCAGGTCCTGCGCGTGGAAAACAACTCGACCGCCTGGACCAACGCCTACGCGGCCGGCCAGGAGATCACCGTCCCGCTGAAGAACCAGGACGGCCAGTACATCGCGGACGAGAAGACCCTGGACGCACTGGAGGCCGAGGGCCGCGTCGCGTTCCGCTACGTGGGCGGCAACCCGAACGGCTCCCGCCGCGACATCGCCGGCATCGCCAACGCCGCCGGCAGCGTGGTGGGCCTCATGCCGCACCCGGAGCACGCGGTGGAGGCCGGCTACGGCCCCGGCCACACGGGCACGGACGGCCGGGGCTTCTTCACCTCAGTCTTGAACACGCTTCTGGGAGGCAAATAA
- the purS gene encoding phosphoribosylformylglycinamidine synthase subunit PurS, translated as MPRIVVDVMLKPEILDPQGKAIVGALPRLGFTAFSAVRQGKRFELTVDGDVTDEILSQAREAAETMLSNPVIEDVVNVEVVADLP; from the coding sequence ATGCCCCGGATCGTTGTCGATGTCATGCTCAAGCCCGAAATCCTCGACCCGCAGGGAAAGGCCATTGTTGGCGCCCTTCCGCGTCTGGGTTTCACCGCTTTCTCCGCTGTCCGCCAAGGCAAGCGTTTTGAATTGACCGTTGACGGCGACGTCACCGATGAAATCCTCTCCCAGGCCCGCGAGGCGGCGGAAACCATGCTCTCCAACCCGGTCATCGAAGACGTGGTCAACGTGGAAGTTGTGGCGGACCTGCCATGA